Proteins from one Erythrolamprus reginae isolate rEryReg1 chromosome 6, rEryReg1.hap1, whole genome shotgun sequence genomic window:
- the SMIM45 gene encoding small integral membrane protein 45, with translation MPHFLDWFVPMYLMISILILVGFGACIYYFEPGLQEAHKWRTQRPIMERDLRKTLMIRDNLAFGVPEV, from the coding sequence ATGCCTCATTTCTTGGATTGGTTTGTGCCAATGTATTTGATGATCTCAATTCTCATATTGGTGGGCTTTGGAGCTTGCATATACTATTTTGAGCCAGGACTTCAGGAAGCACATAAGTGGAGAACACAAAGACCAATCATGGAACGAGACCTCCGGAAAACATTGATGATACGAGACAATCTAGCATTTGGAGTGCCTGAAGTTTAG